In Cucurbita pepo subsp. pepo cultivar mu-cu-16 chromosome LG04, ASM280686v2, whole genome shotgun sequence, the following are encoded in one genomic region:
- the LOC111792758 gene encoding uncharacterized protein LOC111792758, which produces MEVAVPVTPVDFNFDSACSSPYMTAPSSPQRFGTFFFSSAPTSPSRAAAFYYDFHEFGSGYGDDGGGRSSSASEIPLLWEEIPGIVKSGGDDCSSVADEDFEFDFSGQLERTSLSAEELFDCGKIRALKPSLCHRMADSVSSNVTSQISTRSSKIEQGKRIVQEGLSSRHHRQRDSDPIEEAFKTTTRRTDGNAGADTERNRGRERTTSTGTSRSSSSIRRTGSRSLSPLRVSDIILDSEQEMEAKSAVPSATSNHKQSISSSASFLSAFSFSRGQKRWRIRDLLLFRSASEGRATDKKAVEEMKNSSFRSVESLSSVSSSRRRGSISAHELHYKTNRAVSEELKRKTSLPYKHGLLGCLRFNSNLQRNFSKGFGSLTRT; this is translated from the exons ATGGAAGTGGCGGTTCCGGTTACTCCCGTCGACTTCAACTTCGACAGCGCCTGCTCTTCCCCTTACATGACCGCCCCTTCCAGTCCTCAGCGCTTTGgcaccttcttcttctccagtGCTCCCACCTCTCCCTCACGTGCCGCTGCATTCTACTATGATTTTCATGAGTTTGGTTCTGGCTACGGCGACGACGGCGGCGGAAGGAGCTCGTCGGCTTCGGAGATCCCCTTGCTGTGGGAGGAGATTCCTGGAATTGTGAAATCTGGAGGCGATGATTGTAGTAGTGTTGCTGATGAGGATTTTGAATTCGATTTTAGTGGACAGTTGGAACGGACTTCTTTGTCCGCTGAAGAGCTCTTCGATTGCGGTAAAATTAGGGCTCTGAAGCCTTCGCTGTGTCATCGAATGGCTGATTCCGTTTCCTCTAATGTGACGTCGCAGATATCAACAAGATCGTCGAAAATCGAACAG GGAAAGAGAATAGTTCAGGAAGGTTTGTCTTCTCGCCACCACCGTCAGAGAGATTCCGATCCGATTGAGGAGGCTTTCAAGACGACAACACGGAGAACCGACGGAAACGCAGGCGCCGATACCGAGCGAAATCGAGGTAGAGAGAGAACGACGAGCACTGGCACCTCACGGTCGTCTTCATCCATTAGACGCACTGGAAGCCGATCGTTATCTCCACTCCGAGTCTCAGACATCATACTCGATTCCGAGCAAGAAATGGAAGCGAAATCAGCCGTACCTTCCGCCACAAGCAACCACAAACAGTCGATCTCCTCATCCGCATCCTTCCTCTCCGCATTCTCGTTCTCCAGAGGCCAGAAAAGATGGAGAATCCGAGATCTGTTACTATTCCGGAGCGCATCGGAAGGACGAGCGACGGACAAGAAGGCAGTGGAGGAGATGAAGAACTCAAGCTTCCGGTCGGTGGAGAGCCTGAGTTCGGTATCGAGCTCGAGAAGAAGAGGATCGATTTCGGCTCACGAATTACACTACAAAACGAACAGAGCAGTTTCAGAGGAGTTGAAGAGGAAGACGAGTTTGCCGTACAAACATGGCCTCTTGGGCTGTTTGCGATTCAATTCCAATCTGCAGCGTAATTTTTCCAAAGGCTTTGGCTCTCTCACACGAACATGA
- the LOC111792765 gene encoding uncharacterized protein LOC111792765 isoform X2 — protein sequence MADDPFLFTQEDFILKVPKKSPLMLRMIVLVFAMVCGVFMCSVCLKQISTKSKVGFLKVQVIEMPCSKPWIDPSDVPFVHFPKPITYSRAECACHPVRFFAILSMQRSGSGWFETLLNNHTNISSNGEIFSVKVRRSNVSTIVETLDKVYNLDWFSSASKNECTAAVGLKWMLNQGLMQHHVEIVEYFKRRGVSAIFLFRRNLLRRMISVLANSYDRDAKLLNGTHKSHVHSHHEADILAKYKPVINATLLIPNLKKVEETTAKALEYFKSTRHIVLYYEDVVRNRTKLRDLQDFLKVPQRELKSRQVKIHRGSLSNQIENWEDVQKTVQGSRYESLLHADYRK from the exons ATGGCGGACGATCCCTTTCTCTTCACTCAG gaggattttattttaaaggttCCCAAGAAATCCCCATTGATGCTAAGGATGATCGTGTTGGTCTTTGCCATGGTCTGTGGTGTATTTATGTGCTCCGTTTGTCTCAAACAAATTAGCACCAAATCAAAGGTTGGGTTTCTGAAAGTCCAGGTTATTGAAATGCCATGTTCAAAGCCTTGGATTGATCCTTCGGATGTTCCTTTTGTGCACTTTCCTAAACCTATAACATATAGCAG GGCTGAATGTGCTTGCCACCCGGTTCGATTTTTTGCCATTTTGTCAATGCAGAGATCAGGGAGTGGTTGGTTTGAGACATTATTGAATAATCATACTAACATAAGCTCCAATGGAGAGATATTCTCTGTTAAAGTTAGGAGAAGCAATGTTTCAACCATTGTTGAAACGTTGGATAAAGTTTACAATCTTGATTGGTTTAGTAGCGCTTCGAAAAATGAGTGCACCGCTGCTGTTGGTCTTAAGTGGATGCTTAATCAG GGGTTGATGCAGCACCATGTCGAAATAGTTGAGTACTTCAAACGTCGCGGGGTATCTGCCATTTTCCTATTCCGAAGAAACCTTCTACGTAGAATGATCTCAGTACTTGCAAATTCTTACGATCGAGACGCCAAGCTGTTGAATGGAACCCACAAGTCTCATGTGCATTCACATCATGAG GCTGATATACTCGCAAAATACAAGCCCGTAATCAATGCCACTCTGTTGATACCCAATTTGAAGAAAGTAGAAGAAACAACAGCCAAAGCCTTGGAGTACTTCAAGAGCACCCGACACATCGTTTTATATTACGAAGATGTAGTTAGGAACCGCACT AAATTAAGAGATCTTCAAGACTTTCTGAAGGTTCCACAGAGGGAGTTAAAGAGTCGTCAGGTGAAGATACACCGAGGTTCATTGTCGAACCAGATCGAGAACTGGGAAGATGTCCAGAAGACGGTACAAGGTAGCCGATACGAGAGTTTATTACATGCAGATTACCGGAAGTAA
- the LOC111792765 gene encoding uncharacterized protein LOC111792765 isoform X1, with translation MADDPFLFTQVPKKSPLMLRMIVLVFAMVCGVFMCSVCLKQISTKSKVGFLKVQVIEMPCSKPWIDPSDVPFVHFPKPITYSRAECACHPVRFFAILSMQRSGSGWFETLLNNHTNISSNGEIFSVKVRRSNVSTIVETLDKVYNLDWFSSASKNECTAAVGLKWMLNQGLMQHHVEIVEYFKRRGVSAIFLFRRNLLRRMISVLANSYDRDAKLLNGTHKSHVHSHHEADILAKYKPVINATLLIPNLKKVEETTAKALEYFKSTRHIVLYYEDVVRNRTKLRDLQDFLKVPQRELKSRQVKIHRGSLSNQIENWEDVQKTVQGSRYESLLHADYRK, from the exons ATGGCGGACGATCCCTTTCTCTTCACTCAG gttCCCAAGAAATCCCCATTGATGCTAAGGATGATCGTGTTGGTCTTTGCCATGGTCTGTGGTGTATTTATGTGCTCCGTTTGTCTCAAACAAATTAGCACCAAATCAAAGGTTGGGTTTCTGAAAGTCCAGGTTATTGAAATGCCATGTTCAAAGCCTTGGATTGATCCTTCGGATGTTCCTTTTGTGCACTTTCCTAAACCTATAACATATAGCAG GGCTGAATGTGCTTGCCACCCGGTTCGATTTTTTGCCATTTTGTCAATGCAGAGATCAGGGAGTGGTTGGTTTGAGACATTATTGAATAATCATACTAACATAAGCTCCAATGGAGAGATATTCTCTGTTAAAGTTAGGAGAAGCAATGTTTCAACCATTGTTGAAACGTTGGATAAAGTTTACAATCTTGATTGGTTTAGTAGCGCTTCGAAAAATGAGTGCACCGCTGCTGTTGGTCTTAAGTGGATGCTTAATCAG GGGTTGATGCAGCACCATGTCGAAATAGTTGAGTACTTCAAACGTCGCGGGGTATCTGCCATTTTCCTATTCCGAAGAAACCTTCTACGTAGAATGATCTCAGTACTTGCAAATTCTTACGATCGAGACGCCAAGCTGTTGAATGGAACCCACAAGTCTCATGTGCATTCACATCATGAG GCTGATATACTCGCAAAATACAAGCCCGTAATCAATGCCACTCTGTTGATACCCAATTTGAAGAAAGTAGAAGAAACAACAGCCAAAGCCTTGGAGTACTTCAAGAGCACCCGACACATCGTTTTATATTACGAAGATGTAGTTAGGAACCGCACT AAATTAAGAGATCTTCAAGACTTTCTGAAGGTTCCACAGAGGGAGTTAAAGAGTCGTCAGGTGAAGATACACCGAGGTTCATTGTCGAACCAGATCGAGAACTGGGAAGATGTCCAGAAGACGGTACAAGGTAGCCGATACGAGAGTTTATTACATGCAGATTACCGGAAGTAA
- the LOC111792731 gene encoding presequence protease 1, chloroplastic/mitochondrial-like, producing MEKSVLLRSLTCSSLVYNRIFFRSPYNLCRSALSPSSSFVPRKLHRLSHSLATRSLPPPRRWRLLLTSSPSGSFHFRKHFSSLPPRAVAASPAQSPPEFAEVSYEVAQKLGFEKVSEEFIGECKSKAVLFRHKKTGAEVMSVSNDDENKVFGIVFRTPPNDSTGIPHILEHSVLCGSKKYPVKEPFVELLKGSLHTFLNAFTYPDRTCYPVASTNTKDFYNLVDVYLNAVFFPKCVEDFKTFQQEGWHYELNDPSEDISYKGVVFNEMKGVYSQPDNILGRVTQQALFPDNAYGVDSGGDPRVIPKLTFEEFKEFHRKFYHPGNARIWFYGDDSPVERLRVLKEYLDMFDASPVSNQSKIEQQRLFSEPVRIVEKYPSGDGGDLKKMHMVSVNWLLSEKPLDLETELALGFLDHLMLGTPASPMRKILLESGLGDAIVGGGIEDELLQPQFSLGLKGVLDDDIPKVEELILSTFKKLAEEGFDNDAVEASMNTIEFSLRENNTGSFPRGLSLMLRSVGKWIYDMDPFEPLKYEEPLKALKARIAAEGPQAVFSPLIEKFILNNAHRVTIEMQPDPEKTSRDEAAEKEILQKVKESMTEEDLVELARATQELRLKQETPDPPEALKCVPCLCLEDIPKEPIRVPTEIGNVNGVTVLQHELFTNDVLYSEAVFDMSSLKQELLPLVPLFCQSLLEMGTKDLSFVQLNQLIGRKTGGISVYPFTSSIRGEDKACTHMIVRGKAMSGCAEDLFNLMNCILQEVQFTDQQRFKQFVSQSKSEMENRLRGSGHAIAAARMNAKLTSAGWISEQMAGLSYLEFLQTLEEKVDQNWAEISSSLEEIRQSLLSRKNCLVNITADGKNLMKSEKFIGKFLDLLPNQPLIQRSTWNARLSSDNEAIVVPTQVNYVGKAANIYETGYELNGSAYVITKFISNTWLWDRVRVSGGAYGGFCDFDTHSGVFSFLSYRDPNLLKTLDVYDGTVDFLRELELDGDTLAKTIIGTIGDVDSYQLPDAKGYSSLLRHLLGITEEERQRRREEILSTSLKDFKNFADALEAVRNKGVVVSVASPEDVKVAHDERPSFFQVKKAL from the exons ATGGAGAAATCCGTTCTCCTTCGTTCTCTCACCTGTTCTTCTTTGGTTTACAATAGAATCTTTTTCCGTTCACCTTACAACTTGTGTCGCTCTGCATTATCGCCATCTTCCTCCTTTGTTCCGAGGAAATTACACCGTCTCAGTCACAGCCTCGCCACACGCTCATTGCCGCCTCCTCGTCGATGGAGACTACTGCTTACTTCCTCGCCTTCTGGTTCGTTTCACTTCAGAAAACATTTCTCCTCCCTGCCTCCGCGTGCTGTTGCTGCTTCCCCTGCGCAATCCCCTCCAG AGTTTGCAGAAGTTTCATATGAGGTTGCTCAGAAGCTTGGATTCGAGAAGGTCTCTGAGGAATTTATTGGTGAGTGCAAATCAAAAGCTGTGCTTTTTAGACATAAGAAGACTGGTGCGGAGGTAATGTCCGTGTCAAATGATGATGAGAATAAGGTCTTTGGGATTGTATTCCGTACACCACC GAACGATTCGACTGGAATTCCACACATATTAGAACACAGTGTATTGTGTGGATCAAAGAAGTATCCAGTGAAGGAGCCATTTGTTGAATTATTGAAAGGAAGCTTACATACATTCTTAAATGCATTTACATATCCTGATAGGACATGTTACCCAGTTGCTTCAACAAATACAAAG GATTTTTATAATCTTGTTGATGTGTACTTGAACGCGGTCTTCTTTCCTAAGTGTGTGGAGGACTTTAAGACGTTTCAACAGGAGGGTTGGCATTATGAACTAAACGATCCATCAGAAGACATATCTTATAAAG GGGTGGTGTTCAATGAAATGAAAGGAGTTTACTCCCAGCCTGACAATATCTTAGGACGAGTTACTCAGCAG GCTCTTTTCCCGGACAATGCATATGGAGTTGACAGTGGAGGCGATCCACGAGTTATTCCCAAGCTTACATTCGAGGAATTCAAG GAATTTCACCGTAAGTTTTACCACCCAGGAAATGCAAGGATCTGGTTTTATGGAGATGATAGTCCAGTTGAACGTCTACGCGTCCTCAAAg AATATCtagatatgtttgatgcaagTCCAGTTTCCAACCAGTCTAAGATTGAGCAACAAAGGCTATTCTCAGAGCCGGTTAGGATTGTTGAGAAGTATCCTTCTGGTGATGGAGgtgatttgaagaaaatgcATATGGTCTCCGTTAATTGGTTACTTTCCGAAAAGCCCTTGGACTTGGAAACTGAGCTTGCCCTTGGGTTTTTGGACCATCTTATGCTGGGAACTCCTGCTTCTCCCATGAGGAAAATCTTACTGGAGAGTGGTCTAGGAGATGCCATTGTTGGTGGTGGGATTGAAGATGAGCTCTTACAACCACAGTTTAGTCTTGGATTGAAGGGTGTTTTGGATGATGACATTCCAAAAGTAGAAGAATTAATTCTAAGTACCTTTAAGAAATTAGCAGAGGAAGGTTTCGACAATGATGCAGTAGAGGCTTCCATGAATACCATTGAGTTTTCCCTGCGGGAAAATAACACTGGATCTTTCCCTCGAGGCTTGTCACTTATGCTTCGATCCGTT GGTAAATGGATATATGATATGGATCCGTTTGAACCATTGAAGTACGAAGAACCTCTGAAGGCCTTGAAAGCCAGAATAGCTGCGGAAGGACCCCAAGCGGTTTTTTCTCCGTTGATAGAGAAATTCATCTTGAACAATGCTCATCGAGTAACTATTGAGATGCAG CCTGATCCAGAGAAAACTTCTCGTGACGAAGCagctgaaaaagaaatcttgCAGAAAGTTAAAGAAAGCATGACTGAGGAAGATCTTGTTGAACTGGCACGTGCTACACAGGAATTACGGCTGAAGCAGGAAACACCGGATCCACCGGaagctttaaaatgtgttCCATGCCTTTGCCTTGAAGATATTCCTAAAGAACCTATTCGTGTTCCAACTGAG ATTGGGAATGTCAATGGAGTAACCGTTTTACAACATGAACTCTTCACAAATGACGTTCTTTATTCTGAAGCTGTTTTTGATATGAGTTCACTGAAGCAGGAGCTTCTTCCTTTGGTACCTTTATTTTG TCAATCATTGTTAGAGATGGGCACAAAAGACTTGAGTTTTGTGCAACTTAATCAGTTAATTGGAAGAAAAACTGGTGGGATATCAGTTTATCCATTTACATCATCTATACGTGGCGAGGACAAGGCATGTACTCATATGATTGTCAGAGGCAAGGCTATGTCAGGGTGTGCTGAAGACTTATTCAACCTG ATGAACTGCATTCTTCAAGAAGTACAGTTTACAGATCAGCAACGTTTTAAACAGTTTGTATCTCAGAGCAAATCTGAAATGGAG AATCGGTTAAGAGGTAGCGGTCATGCAATTGCTGCTGCTAGGATGAATGCAAAATTGACCAGTGCAGGGTGGATCTCTGAACAAATGGCTGGTCTCag TTATCTGGAATTCCTACAAACTCTTGAAGAGAAAGTTGATCAAAACTGGGCTGAAATTTCTTCGTCACTTGAGGAAATCCGCCAATCCTTACTTTCAAGGAAAAATTGCCTCGTCAACATTACTGCTGATGGAAAAAATCTCATGAAATCGGAGAAGTTCATTGGaaaatttcttgatttgcTTCCTAACCAGCCTCTCATTCAAAGAAGCACTTGGAATGCCCGGCTTTCTTCAGATAATGAAGCCATTGTGGTACCGACTCAG GTTAATTATGTTGGAAAAGCAGCTAACATATATGAAACGGGCTATGAACTTAATGGAAGTGCCTATGTTAtaacaaagttcattagtAATACTTGGCTGTGGGATCGTGTTAGAGTAAGTGGAGGTGCTTATGGAGGGTTTTGTGATTTTGATACTCATTCAG GAGTGTTCTCCTTTTTATCTTATCGTGACCCGAATTTGTTAAAGACGCTTGATGTATATGATGGAACTGTCGATTTTCTACGTGAATTGGAATTGGATGGAGATACTCTAGCAAAAACCATAATTGGAACCATTGGAGATGTTGATTCATACCAGCTTCCTGATGCTAAAGGTTACAGTAG